In Lolium rigidum isolate FL_2022 chromosome 7, APGP_CSIRO_Lrig_0.1, whole genome shotgun sequence, the DNA window cggacttcaCAACAGCGgtgtgaaagtgggggcgacaacacaggtgaagttcaaagtcctacctttcagggtgaaaacccaaggtctggccttaactggttgtgcctgacaatgaccttgttggaggcattgttttgagagcggggactatcttcagggtgaaaacctaagatctttgatcgggcaacgacggtgttagagcactgttcccttcttggaggcgtcgtttttggagagtctgtttttcaggtgttgtcttggcggtggatgtattgctgttgttaggcccgagatactgtagcaggacttttgtttcttagttttcttttcgttttttggctatgtgcatccgtagtgccattagggtggtgcgttgttgcagaggctgagtgtaattggtatcttttgatattaatatattccctttatcgaaaaagaagCAGCAATCCCAACATGACGAACAATTATAGAGTTCGAATATTATATATGAACCCTAATAGGGGCATGCAGTTTTGGCACCCGAGCGCATATGGTCTTGTTATCTGAGCCATTGAAAGCTGCTGCAAGATCTGTGTCGGACGCATTATTGAAACAGATAGTAGCTGTGGTAAATGTGCTATACACGAGTGGTATACACGCGTGGGTCCTACAATGTGACGGGAACAGGGTGGAGGATGGCGGAGCACGCAACCCGGGTGTTCTAGACCGGTGGTCCAGAAAAAGATTCGACCTGCAACGCAACTTTCCTCCCTTGCTCACATTCTCGCATGCAATGCAAGCATCTATAGGCAGCTCGTTTGTCGACGACACGGAATAGCTTCCGCGATCAGTAAGTCCGATGGCGGGCATCAACCACATCGCTCACAACGGGCGGCCGTGGCCACCGGCTAACAGCAGCCTCGCCGCCGAGCAGGTCATTcggtcaaattactcaaatgagaTGTACTCCTATCATGTATGCGACGCAGCGACGTTCTTTGATCATCTTGATGCATGGCGCCTGTGAGCCATACGTGAATGTCCATtgtctaagagcatgtctaacaggcgtactttttcgccccttaaaacgcgagtagagggctctgtattcacttttcgctggCCGAAAACttggacgagctagcagaccccgtatcccaccccgtaaaacagaacccctcaaaacagggttttttgacaaattgcatattagaaccaacacaccattcacataaaataaatgttttacatcacacaataatcgtcttaattattacaataatgtttctCGGAAATGTCAACAAATATTCTAATGGAaaaattaaacaaataacaaatgtttcacacatacaacaaataggaaatgaatgttccacacatacaataatgggaaatgaatgtaaaaactcattggccatgcaactgccaatggtgatcaatcagatcatgggtgagctggtgatgagtctcggcattttcaatgcctcgatgagctgcaagaaaagcttcaagccGATCggggttcctctcgggctgcactcgggtgccaacattgtcatagaaacatggcaagtttaaacctctttcatcttcaatgatcatgttgtgaagaatcacacaacatgtcatgacatcaacaagagtttccttgtcccaaaacctagcaggacccacgacaattgcaaaccttgcttgaaggacaccaaaagctctctcaatatccttgcggcatgcctcttgatttccggtgaagcaagcttcctttcttgtcaaaggCCTGTCCTTTTcctcttttatggacttgacaagggttgcatagttagggtaaataccatccgtgagatagtaccccatggtgtactcattgttcataactttgtagttacaaggtggagcatcacccttaactagtcttgcaaacaaaggggatctattcaagatgttgatgtcgttgagtgtccccggcaatccaaaaaagcataccaaatccataagtcttgagaggccacagccttcaagaacaatggtagcatcacggcttttgccacaatacatgccatgccatgcttttggacaatttttccatgtccaatgcatgcaatccaaactaccaagcatccccggccacccctcttttcattgatctccatgagcctttttgtatcatcctcatttggagctcggagatacttctctccatacaacttgatcaccatcttggcaaacatacgcacgcaatccgtggttgtttgcacaccaatgcgaaggtactcatcggtataatctgctggtataccgtatgcaataaccctcatggcggcaGAAATTTTTTggtatgggctaaatcccatgacttgggcagcatttcttttttgcttgaaataatcgcaatttgcctcgcaatctttgacgattttctcgaacaaagtcctacgcattcggtaccgtctacggaagaggcggggaggataggtcggtacctcggcgaaataatcttgcatcagctgctcgtggccgagcgcgcggttccgcggaatgcacatacgcgCCATCACGGATACTTTCCGCTGATCCAGCAGCTTCATGCGGTCCTCCGTTTGCTTCAAGCCGAAcaggagcagcatcatctccGTCTCATCGTCGTTGAGCAGCTCGTCGATATCCGAATCGTCGGAATCCGACGACGACCAATCGGTGGacgtcgcgtccaaatccgccatgtgcacatcctccgaagccatctaccacggtgtaccatacatcagccccaaatccgaccaatttaccggcggcaacgaagaagaacgcggcggaatactcaccagcggagaagaccacggcggagggcgggcggcgcgcgcggagggacgcggaactcggcgggggcgcggcggaggtgcggcgggcgtcgaagaacctcgacgaggctgggcggacggcggaggggcaCGGATCCGACggattgcggcggcggcgcgcgggtggcggcggcggcgcgcgggggaaaCGGGTGGGGGAACtcgaaatgtccgcgcgcgctttTGGAATTGGGATGCTGgcttcgcccactatccccgctcccaccccgcacaagtagggggcgaggacccgccccgtactcgaaaacagcaaaaaacgattcgggggcgttttacggggcgtgctagacggccgggtagagccgaaaccctcaaaccggcggttattatacgggtttgccccttttacggggtctgttagacctgctctaagcaCGCGCGCATGCACCTGTACGAGAACGCGTAGCTTTACTTTCTTTGATTCTTCCTTGGAGCGCATGTGTTGATGTAGAATGGGAGTAGGTCCGCTCCTTGTAATTATCGTATCGTGTGCCCCCATTATGACGTGTGGAGTTGTACACTATGGCCAGATCGAATGATGGACGAGGTGTACGACGCCCATGATGAGCTTGACGACGACCCTCTTCCGACGTGCTCCAACTTGGCGGATCCTGGGTCGATCAGAACTCTAGATGGAGGACACGGCGAAGCTCCAAACTGATCAGCTACCACATCTTCATCAACACATCGAGGCGTGGAAGAATGAGACTTTGATGAAGCACGTCGGGGACGTCGTATTGGCACCAAGCGGCGTAGTCCACAAGAACCACAACGTACGATGAGCAGAGCACAACGAAAGATGTAGTACTATATGTTCAGACCGGAGGTGCggcggcgccggctgccgccgctGCTGTTGAGAATACTAGACCGGCCTCCGGGGTCCGGGCTGCTACTACTGAATATCCCGATCACTCGCACCTTCTTCATTTTATAGATAACATGTACTAGTATGTTTCTTGCAAGGAATTGCAAACGCGTGGGGAGTATAACTCATGGGTGTTCTGTATGGCATCGAACATGAAAGATACTGGCGTGCGAGTGGATCATCTCCAGTTTGGCGAGGAATGGACGCCGGTCGGCGACGTTGGCACAGGTCTATGCAAACCCGCCGGCCTCTGACCATTTTCCTGTAGTCAGATTGTGAGAAGGCGACGACAGATGCAGCTGCGTTTTCGACGAGAAGACGACGATGACTACAGTTTGGGACGGCCGCAGAGCTTGCTCGACAAGGAGACTATGGGCGACGGGCGAGCGCAATGGAACTTCAGGTGTTGGCGGGACTGCTTTGGAACACTGGGCGGGGCTCATCTGGTCCAAGAAAATCCAATGACATCTGTACCATCGAGGTAAGGGACGGTAACTACCAAATTTATTTCTGTATGGACACGGGTCTGTGTGGGACATGACACTGTTCCAAATGGCCACTAACTTGTGAAATACTGCTCAGAATACAGGGACTTGACTCAGTCTCCGTGCATGCCATTGGTCCAAACATAGAGAGCACCtacacccgggagccaaattggcTTTCTGCCCTAATAGATTTTTTTAAATCAATTCTGGCTCAAATGACTTGAAAAGTTCATCTTAGTCATGTGTCCACATTTATTTCTTGTGCAAATATGTTTGCATGTAATTGGTGAAAACCTAAACGTAAAAGGTTATCTGGGTGGGATGACTCGGCACACATGGGCCGGCCAATGCCCTTTCATTATATAGATCAACTAGATCATGAAAGCgggcgttgccgcgcccgtccatatTAAAAAAGAACTATGAAAATAGCTAAGAAAGTTTTGACAATAAAAACATTTTGTAGATTTTAAAAAGTTGAAATTACAAGACGGTGATACATGAAGTGAAACAGACTTTTATGAAGTCTACTAACAATATCACATAAATTATTTCCTTTGTTACATTTCCTTTAATATGATAGAGCAAATGCATAGTATCTCCTACTATTGAAATTCAACAATTCACTCTAATATGAAGGTAGAATTCAACTCTTGCACCAAAATAATTGATTATCTTCTCGAGTCTATACAGACTAAACCATCAAAGTCTAGAATCCAGATTCTGTATATACTATCATGATTGTAATGAGAGAGTTATAAAAGAATGTTCAGAAAGCCTGCATTTGATCAAGAGAGCAGACAAATCCATGAGTCAACAAACCTTGGGGAGTGCCCCTTACGAGTAAAGGACTCCTTTTGAAAAAGTGAATCAATGCAATCATTTaataacacatgaaaatgaagcaATTACCCGTGAACTACATACCAACACGAACTGATCCAAGTGAAGCCATACCCTGCCGAAACATATGACCTTTCATACCTAAGAATATATCCTCAATTTCTGACGGACTGGCAAAGAACATTTATATCCTTGTGGCTGAACTCACGTTCTTGAGTAGCTTCCTACAACAGTTAGTCAGTGCCAGTTAAGTAAATACATACACTGACAATTAAATTTCATGTGATATTCTTGTGAAGTGTGGATGGTATCAGCATAGTTTCAAAGGTCAGTAACAATGTGCACAATAGTAATACTTATAGCAGGAGAATTATAGTTAAGTTTATACGTTGTAAGTATTTAACTGAATATCGAAGAATTGATGAGGCAAACTATTTTGGGTAAAGGTGAATTCAATATAAAGTGCAACACTGAAACTGCCAATGCCTTGAGCCAAGCACAAACCATCGTCTTGCAAATATACAAGAATCATTACCACCATTTGACAAATATGAGAACAACTGTCTCTTAATATAGGAATGTTGTTTCTTGGTGTCCAGATTTTAACCGGTATTGCTATTTATGGTAGACTTTCAGAGCCACCGATTTTGTAAAAGTAGCTCAGGGCCAAGAAAAAAATCATAGTTACAAAAAAGGGTAACAAAACAGAGGCACATGTATGAAGAATGTTGATTGCAGCTAAGCACATACTGCCAGACTTGCCCCACACCACACATAACTGCATCACCATTCACCAACAATAGAATACCCTTTATTCTATGACAGTTCATGGCCACAATCAATCCATTGATTTCATATAATAAATAGCAATATATTGACTTTGATTGAAGAAATCAGCACAAAGCTGCATAAGATAAAAGAAATCTAATTATCCCCTGATGACATATTGAATCAATAACTATGCACATAAACTCTAGAAAATAAATATCATATGTAGCTGTGATAGAGATTCCTCTCTCCATGAAAAGTATCTGCTAACATGTTAACCAATGGATACATATACAACATATTTGACCTCTTTACATTTTCACCATGATACCATAATTTTGCTAAATTTTGTGCAGCAGTTAACAAATCTGGTAAAATCAAGATATATCAGAATActcaataaaaaggcagaatcaatGATCCACAATAAGATCTGAGAAAACCTGGGCTAGGTTGTCAAAGTCAAGTGCTATTAACATGGTTACATGGATGGTACTTCCTATGGGGAGACCCTACATAGAAGGCCACATGGAAATATGTCAGACTGAGAATTTATTGGAAGATTCTTCAAGACGTAGAATTACCATGATGGATAAGCAGAAATCTTGAGGGTGACCAACTGACCACTGGACAACTACATGGCAAAGGCACATGGATACACAGTATGGTAAAGCTTCCCTGCAATATGGTATAAGTATAATCATAGCATTAGATCAGTTGTAAGTATTTTATCTAATAAAATTTGTACTGCAACAGGTCAATAAGAAAGTTCTGTTTGAACAGACAATAGGCAAGGGGGATTCTAGAACTGGAATTGGCTAGAAACTATCGTGTTAGGTCTAGAATGGAACAAATCAGTTTAGTGATATTAAGAGACATATGACATATCTACCGACACAGGAAGAAGGGGCAACCGTACGGAAGTGGAGGTGCAGCCGTTCTTGGGTAGGGGAGTTAAACAAAAGCCATAGAGATCGAAGATGAGCGGACCATGGACTTGTGACCGCTCGCTGTTGCCAATCCCTATGCGCTGGAAGTAGACTTTCACAGCCGCCGACGTTTGTCGTTGAACGGAATTCATGGCTGCTAGAAGTGCCGCCTCAAACAAATCAACTGGATGAATGAGGGGATCGTTGATGAAATCACAACAAAGAAAAGGGCAGCTGACACATGCGTAATTACTCTAATATAGAAGAAATGGGGAACGATAGGAGATCGACCACGCAACTTATATGAGGAGCTGAGGAGGCGGGCGCACCTTCTACGGTATTAATCGCGCGTATAAACAGTGGCAGCGCCGTCATTGTCTTCAACCTGATGCCGATCtgccttcttttccttttttaaagGGATCTTAAATGGAGCAGAACTGCACAAACAACTTAACGAGCAGTATAAGCTAGGCTGGCCGAACTTCATAGGCCCCTCAAGGCCCGTGAGAATCGTACATGGCCCAATTAACCACAGTGTAGCTAGCTCAATCTGCACAGTAGCAGCCCGGTAACGTGGCTGGCCCTTTTGACGCGATTTTGGCAAAGCGAACAAGTTGATCCACGTTAAGGAAAGGCGAGACTATCTGGAGCGTTCAGCGAGTTGATCGGACGGCTAAGAACATCAAATCGCTGTGGTGACTCCTAGCTTGGTGAGTTTTACTGTTACTCAATATTACAAGGGTTATGTATAAATATATCAATGTTTATGCAACTAGCCAACGCAACTAAAAGTCCAAAATTAATGAAAAGGACTAAACAatttacttatacacttcaacaggcCACCTCACCTGTGATTGGAAGACAAGTTAACACGTGTAGCGTCAGAGGCGGGCTGAAGAGGCATCTACACACGAGCACACCGAGAGGGCGGCAACAATTTTAAGATAAATTGCGAAAGTCAGGATtcgaattctacatgtacattctTTTAAACATGTTTAGTATCAATTGGTGCTGAATAAGAAGGAATACCTAACACCTATATAAGAGTAAAATGCATGTTTGCACATCGGTTTACCGGTTTAGTAAAAGTGAAATTCTAAATACAGATTGAGAGCTACTACCTCCGGACTTAAAAAATCGACGCATGCACCTGCCAAAAACGTACATGTGCATgcctccctccgcgtcgattaaatccgaccggagggagtagaatatTATTTCCAACTATGAGAAAATATCTTAAAATGTTGATCATATTTGATGGATCATATCATTAAGGTGCTCCGTATCGCAAAAAAAGATTGTTAGTACGTAGCGTGAATCTGGCTAACAAAAGGACGACTAATTGAGATATGTTGGTTTACCAGTAAGGATAGACCATATGAAATTCGTTCTTTTCAGGCGTAGCATGTTCTTGCTTTTTATTGATATTTTCAAATACTGCTTCATTTGATATTTTTCTGCTTGACTTATAATTTCCTACCAATTATTCGGTAAAATCACCTATGATGACGCTAACATTTTTCTGGACATTCTTGTTGTTATTACCTCCGTTCTAAAGATTAAGGCTTATAcagattatttttagaaagtcaaattatattaagtttgaccaagttttttttaccaaaaatcatttacATGCAAAATGTAAAATcattatcattagatagataatgaaatatatttcatatggtatctacaaaatatcatatttgttgttgATGTTAGATTCTTATAAAGGTTTGATCAAATATTATTTGGTTTTAAGTCTTAAGCTTTGGAATGGAGCTAGTACCtttttgttgaaattactattaacACATAATTCAGCTTAGGTACAATAGTGCTAACATTTTGTGGGATGCTTGATTTTAAGGCTTGGTCGATATGCACTAGTTACATGCggattttttttaataataggttttttgaatttttttccatATAATATAATTTCAATAATTTTCAAATCTAGGACTGATTGGCCGACCAGACACCGATCAGCCGTGAGGCCTGGTAGCCATCATACAGTATATACAGTATGCATGAAAAGCAACGTGAAGCAATACTATATGCACCAAACCAGCACCCTGGACGGCAGCCAATCCGAGGACTAGTTTTTTAtaattttaataatataataaatCCGAGGACTAGTTTTTTATTTGGATCAAATCTCTCGGATAGCAGGTATTGTAGAGTACTGCTTATCTAGAGGATTCAAAATATCTGTTTTGATCGATCTATTGGCCGGCTAAAAATTAATGTTGTAGAGTACACTATTTAGTGAAGTATAGATTTTCATTTGGGCATCGATGTTATTTTTCTCTGGCTAGCAGTATTGTGGAAAGATTTATTTGCTTGCAAAGATCTCCCAAGCTAGTACTAGCATTTTTCTAGGAGCTTCCTAATTGGAGTACGTGCCCATTTTTGTTTGGAAATACTATCTCTCTAATCAAACTGTGTATCGTAGAGTACTGTACTTAGCTTAGTACATAGGACTCACGTGAAGTCGTGGCGTATTGATACGTCGGATCCTATATATCCGTATAAGGCTTGTACTGGACTTGGATATGGATTTCGGCGGgcagcaaaaaaaaaagcaaaattgGAACCACCGTACCTCTTCGACAAGGAGATGACGGTTTGAAGACGGTGCGCACTGAACTTAATTGAGCACACATTTTCGATTCGAAAGATATCTGAGCTAGATAGCATTAATATTGTCCAGCTAGAAGATAAGCGGAGTATTAATGTTGTCCAGCTAGAAATCGGTCGGGCCAAGTATATAAATCCCTCGAGATCGACCAACGGAGAAGTCAAACACATTCGTTTTTTGAACAAGTTTCAGAGTCGCGATGGAGCTGCACCACCACCAAACTAGCGGCGCCGTGAGATGGCGCGTGTGCGCCGCCGTCCTGGGCGCCTCGGCTGTGATCGCGCTTCTCGTCACCCATGCGCTCACAGCTGGGTCCGCCCGGGTGGGTCTGGCCGGCGACATGGATGTTCCAGTCCGCATCCTGACAGCGACGACGGGGACGGCGAGAGAGGCCGGTGCGTCGCACAAGGCGTCGGGGTGGCAGGCCGCCGCCTCCGGCAAGGACGCGAGCGCGGACAGGTTCCGGTGGAGCAAGGCGGCGCTGCAATGGCAGCGCACCGCGTTCCATTTCCAGCCAAAGAAGAACTATATGAATGGTCGATGTTCATATTCATTCCAAGATTTCAATTCTCTTCAAATTTACTGACTGACTGACATGGTTTTTTGTTTGCCTGCGGCCGGCGATCTAAATACGTGCATGCATGCAGATCCCAACGGTTAGTAGTTCATCGATCGCTAGCTTGCTCCCGCGCGCCTGTCCGGCTTTCTGCTGTGGACTTACTAATACACAAACAAACATTGACATTGATCAGGTCCAGTGTACTACCGTGGACTGTACCACTTCTTCTACCAGTACAATCCAAAGGGCGCCGTGTGGGGCAACATTGCGTGGGGCCATGCAGTGTCCCATGACCTGGTTCGATGGCGCCACCTACCACTGGCCATGGTCCCCGACCactggtacgacatcaacggcgtCTTGACCGGCTCCATCACCATCCTCCCCAACGGCACCGTCGTCTTGCTCTACACGGGGAACACCAACACAttggagcaagtccagtgcctcgctTTCCCTGCAGACCCCACCGACCTCCTCCTTCGTAGCTGGATCAAGCACCCCGCCAACCCCGTCATTTTCCGTCCACCCGGTGTCGGCAAAAAAGATTTCCGTGACCCCACCACCGCATGGTTTGACAAATCCGACCACACATGGCGCACCCTCATCGGCTCCAAGGACGACCACGGCCACGCCGGCATTGCCATCATGTACAAGACGAAAGACTTTGTCAAGTACGAGAGGATCCCTGGGGTAGTCCACCGCGTTGAGGGCACTGGAATGTGGGAGTGTGTGGACTTATACCATGTCGGTGCTGGCAACAACTCATCAGGAAAGCCTTTATATGTGATGAAG includes these proteins:
- the LOC124675232 gene encoding sucrose:sucrose 1-fructosyltransferase-like is translated as MELHHHQTSGAVRWRVCAAVLGASAVIALLVTHALTAGSARVGLAGDMDVPVRILTATTGTAREAGASHKASGWQAAASGKDASADRFRWSKAALQWQRTAFHFQPKKNYMNGPVYYRGLYHFFYQYNPKGAVWGNIAWGHAVSHDLVRWRHLPLAMVPDHWYDINGVLTGSITILPNGTVVLLYTGNTNTLEQVQCLAFPADPTDLLLRSWIKHPANPVIFRPPGVGKKDFRDPTTAWFDKSDHTWRTLIGSKDDHGHAGIAIMYKTKDFVKYERIPGVVHRVEGTGMWECVDLYHVGAGNNSSGKPLYVMKASMDDERHDYYALGTYNAAANTWTPMDPEADVGIGLRYNWGKFFASTTFYDPVKRRRVLWGYVGETDSTPTDAIKGWSSVQAIPRTVALDEKTRTNLIQWPVQEFDTLRHNVSYHSGITIGAGFVSPLHLGQTAQLDIEASFRLDASAVAALNEADVQYNCSTSGGAANRGALGPFGLLIHADVGRREQTAVYFYVSRNLDWGLQTHFCHDESRSSLAKDVVKRVVGSIVPMLEGEAFSVRVLVDHSIVESFAMGGRLTATSRVYPTKAIYAAGGVYVFNNATGSTVTVEKLVVHEMGSSSI